One region of Brassica napus cultivar Da-Ae chromosome A10, Da-Ae, whole genome shotgun sequence genomic DNA includes:
- the LOC125579277 gene encoding uncharacterized protein LOC125579277: MANPWFPGNSNSVLSPLLRTADENPPDPFPPDPPDPDPDNPLSLSRFPPLNSPASRSPKTFRSLLQTPPRSSVSKVLSSSQTAAASAKANPNSSAVPSFSRSTGIVQFDSQNFKILPPKSPIQTNRASKLSPFPPPLNPLPKSPIPPSNQNPNCSSSTAKTPILNPNPNFCSSSATHHPPPPLNVQPPPPYPKTHNSTSTPPVDPPPLVERIRKSQDKSLSRQAPPSFSDSGRPRVLIPDSVFQKGAELHRDFIICYFNGRPPPFNHIQSVLNHLWGKGRRVEIHTNPLSRSMLVRIPSDYLRQKILEKRVWYVGDSMFQAVQWTSSASPSSPPLDSIQIWAHLTGIPLDLRHQQGLSLVAGLVGEPKETDDFTLNLVSLTLSHVKVEVDLTIPLPSVVEFTRESGEVVEVSVAYPWVPPTCSHCKELGHIMKNCLQVPLPAKPAVSTSKPKGKKSSNVNMDPTDKATDKGKSAPTNDPKDSAKSPGPSTSHEVPVSLAPPAASLSPQGSSAPSPLSQPPPVPIPWLSSHQPSFGTLLETHIKPHNLNHLMGKLCRGWNYTSNHLADDDGRIIVIWKDNISVRVLQQSRQALTCEVKLPGTSAFVYTAIYASNEHWERTDLWVELLNTYQTFSLDTTPWMVGGDFNQILHPAEHSLLDVNSLTPPMVDFRDCLSQMGLSDLRFQGSFYSWTNRSPDRPVAKKLDRLLINSQILNLFPDCSAFFLPPLFSDHFHCLLNLDFKIPTFGTRPFKFFNYLTKHPGFHQLVLEAWTQAGATAWTLTALSWKQKQIKSDLKQLNKDNFSQIELRVSEANRVLQDVQVQVMQTPTTQLFELEKQANERWLFLRMIEESYFKQRSRINWLKEGDQNTTFFYRIVQTRLSYNTIRSFVLLSGAILTDPIDMSAHAVAHFTSILGPQPPARIRVVSTGEWFHSLTPYRFDQSYRVEMISVPSADEITRVIHRLNPSKAPGPDGLTSGFYKAAWTIVGNEVVHLIQNFFLSSFMPTATNSTILTLVPKHTGASLITDFRPIACLNTLYKVVSRLLVKRLKPILAPLIVPNQTAFVRGRLLVENTSLAGELRNGYRRENGTKRITIKVDIAKAFDTLSWEFIFSCLVAFNLPMEFISWIRACVCTTSFTVGYNGAINGFFKGTHGLRQGDPLSPYLFVIALNNLSLMLNKAAQDMRFNYHLNCSSSRLTHLCFADDLLIFMDGSLESVQAVLQVLREFESRSGLAVSMHKTSFFASGLTAMETDAIQASTGNIEAHHTARVSWNEVTKPKKEGGLGINDLLLWNKACCLKLIWLLFFQAGSFWVAWFKEEVLNGNLSNLWTTAPNRRFSCLTEYLQLGPQSSLGIPLTATLASLCSNNSWRLPSARSENQVQLHVHLTTIVLNDEEDYYEWEIDGKVEKAYSIGTVYHHLHEQGACVPWFLTIWNKGALQGIASGGGVLLLLLFVCSVMWLLKAEITYTLNVLTLGEFGALLRLDVDCYRLELGPQS, translated from the exons ATGGCAAACCCCTGGTTCCCTGGGAACAGTAACTCCGTTCTGTCTCCGCTGCTTCGCACCGCTGATGAAAACCCCCCGGACCCCTTCCCCCCCGACCCCCCTGACCCAGACCCTGATAACCCCCTTTCTCTCTCCCGATTCCCCCCTCTCAACTCCCCTGCCTCTCGTTCTCCAAAAACTTTTCGAAGTTTGCTTCAGACTCCTCCTCGGAGCTCCGTAAGTAAAGTTTTGAGCTCTTCTCAAACTGCTGCAGCATCTGCTAAAGCCAATCCCAACTCCTCTGCAGTACCGTCTTTCTCTAGATCTACTGGTATTGTTCAATTTGATTCCCAAAACTTTAAAATTCTTCCACCAAAATCTCCAATCCAAACTAATCGAGCCTCAAAACTCTCACCTTTTCCTCCCCCTTTAAACCCATTACCAAAATCCCCAATTCCTCCTTCAAACCAAAACCCTAACTGTTCATCCTCCACAGCCAAAACCCCTATCCTAAATCCTAACCCCAACTTTTGCTCTTCCTCAGCTACCCATCATCCGCCCCCTCCCCTAAATGTTCAACCTCCGCCCCCATATCCAAAAACTCACAATTCCACTTCTACCCCACCCGTTGATCCTCCTCCTCTTGTTGAGCGTATTCGTAAATCCCAAGATAAATCTCTGAGCCGGCAGGCTCCACCTTCCTTCTCTGACTCTGGCAGGCCTCGTGTCCTCATTCCGGATAGTGTCTTCCAGAAGGGAGCTGAGCTTCACAGAGATTTTATCATTTGTTATTTTAATGGTCGCCCTCCTCCCTTCAACCATATTCAGAGTGTGTTGAACCACCTTTGGGGGAAAGGTCGACGCGTTGAGATTCACACTAACCCACTCTCAAGGTCCATGCTAGTAAGGATTCCCTCTGACTACTTGCGGCAAAAAATCCTTGAGAAAAGAGTTTGGTATGTTGGTGACTCCATGTTCCAAGCGGTTCAATGGACTTCCTCAGCATCTCCATCATCCCCGCCGCTAGATTCTATCCAAATATGGGCGCACTTAACTGGCATCCCCCTTGATCTGAGGCATCAACAAGGGCTTAGCCTTGTTGCTGGTTTGGTCGGTGAACCCAAAGAGACGGATGACTTCACGCTGAATTTGGTGAGCCTGACCTTATCTCATGTAAAGGTGGAAGTGGATTTGACAATACCGCTCCCTAGTGTTGTTGAATTTACCCGTGAATCAGGTGAAGTTGTCGAGGTCTCGGTGGCTTATCCTTGGGTCCCCCCGACATGCTCGCACTGTAAAGAGCTAGGCCACATAATGAAGAATTGTCTTCAGGTCCCGCTCCCTGCAAAACCAGCAGTATCCACTTCAAAACCTAAAGGCAAAAAATCTTCCAATGTCAACATGGACCCAACTGATAAAGCCACTGATAAGGGGAAATCTGCACCTACTAATGATCCAAAGGACTCTGCAAAGTCTCCTGGCCCCAGTACTTCTCATGAAGTCCCTGTCTCTCTAGCTCCCCCGGCCGCTTCCCTATCCCCACAAGGTTCTTCTGCTCCTTCGCCCCTATCTCAACCTCCCCCTGTCCCCATTCCA TGGCTTTCGAGTCATCAACCCTCTTTTGGAACGTTACTAGAAACTCATATCAAGCCCCATAACCTTAACCACCTTATGGGCAAGCTGTGTAGAGGATGGAACTACACCTCTAATCATTTGGCGGATGATGATGGCAGAATCATCGTTATTTGGAAGGACAACATCTCTGTGCGTGTCCTTCAACAGTCTCGGCAAGCTTTAACCTGTGAAGTCAAATTACCAGGCACTTCTGCATTCGTATACACTGCAATTTACGCTTCTAACGAGCATTGGGAACGCACAGATCTATGGGTGGAACTCCTGAACACGTATCAAACCTTCTCACTTGATACAACCCCTTGGATGGTTGGAGGAGATTTCAATCAGATCCTCCACCCTGCTGAGCACTCTCTCTTGGATGTGAATTCTCTCACCCCTCCAATGGTTGACTTTAGAGACTGTCTTTCTCAAATGGGGCTGTCTGATCTCAGGTTCCAAGGATCTTTCTACTCCTGGACAAACCGGAGTCCCGATAGACCAGTAGCTAAGAAACTTGACCGGCTACTCATTAATAGCCAAATACTAAACCTTTTTCCCGACTGCTCAGCGTTCTTCCTTCCTCCGCTGTTCTCTGATCACTTCCATTGCCTCCTAAACCTAGACTTTAAAATCCCCACCTTTGGTACCCGCCCTTTCAAATTCTTCAACTACCTAACCAAACACCCGGGGTTTCATCAGTTGGTGCTTGAAGCATGGACACAGGCCGGAGCGACTGCCTGGACCCTCACTGCTCTCTCCtggaaacagaaacaaataaagAGTGATTTAAAGCAATTAAACAAAgataatttttctcaaatcgaACTAAGAGTGAGTGAGGCTAATCGTGTTTTACAAGATGTGCAGGTTCAGGTGATGCAGACTCCAACCACTCAACTGTTTGAACTGGAGAAACAAGCAAATGAGCGTTGGCTGTTCTTAAGAATGATCGAGGAAAGCTATTTCAAGCAAAGGTCGAGGATCAATTGGCTCAAAGAAGGGGATCAGAACACAACGTTCTTCTATCGTATTGTGCAGACAAGACTAAGCTATAACACTATTAGATCTTTTGTTCTTCTCTCAGGTGCAATCTTGACGGATCCCATAGACATGAGTGCTCATGCAGTTGCCCATTTCACCAGCATTCTGGGACCTCAGCCACCGGCTAGGATAAGAGTTGTCTCTACTGGTGAATGGTTTCACTCTCTAACCCCCTACCGATTTGACCAGAGCTACAGAGTTGAGATGATTTCAGTGCCTTCTGCTGATGAGATCACAAGAGTAATCCACAGGTTGAACCCCAGCAAGGCTCCGGGGCCTGACGGTCTCACCTCAGGGTTTTACAAAGCGGCTTGGACCATTGTGGGTAATGAGGTGGTACACTTGATCCAGAACTTCTTCCTCTCCTCCTTCATGCCCACAGCTACGAACAGCACAATCCTTACGTTGGTTCCTAAGCATACCGGAGCTTCATTGATCACAGATTTTAGGCCTATTGCTTGCCTAAACACCTTGTACAAAGTTGTCTCGCGCCTCCTGGTCAAGCGGTTGAAGCCCATTTTGGCCCCTCTCATTGTTCCTAATCAGACGGCATTTGTACGAGGCAGATTGTTAGTGGAGAACACCTCACTTGCTGGAGAGCTCAGAAACGGTTATCGTAGAGAAAATGGGACAAAACGGATCACTATTAAAGTGGATATAGCAAAGGCGTTCGATACCTTATCATGGGAGTTTATCTTCTCATGTTTGGTAGCCTTCAATTTACCAATGGAATTTATCTCCTGGATTAGAGCCTGCGTTTGCACGACTAGCTTCACAGTTGGGTATAATGGAGCAATCAACGGTTTCTTTAAAGGTACCCACGGCTTGAGACAGGGTGATCCATTGTCCCCATATCTCTTTGTCATTGCGCTGAACAATCTGTCTCTCATGCTCAACAAGGCAGCTCAAGATATGCGCTTCAACTATCATCTAAACTGCTCATCCTCTAGACTCACCCATTTGTGCTTTGCGGATGACTTGCTCATCTTTATGGATGGATCATTAGAGTCGGTTCAGGCAGTGCTTCAAGTGCTCCGGGAGTTCGAATCAAGATCAGGCTTAGCAGTTAGTATGCACAAGACCTCGTTCTTTGCTTCAGGGTTGACTGCTATGGAAACAGATGCTATCCAAGCCTCCACAG GGAACATTGAAGCTCATCATACAGCACGAGTCTCTTGGAATGAAGTAACAAAGCCTAAGAAGGAAGGTGGACTTGGGATCAACGACCTGCTCCTGTGGAATAAGGCATGTTGTTTGAAACTTATATGGCTGTTGTTCTTTCAAGCTGGATCATTTTGGGTGGCTTGGTTCAAGGAGGAAGTTCTAAATGGGAATTTAAGCAACTTATGGACCACTGCACCTAACAGACGGTTCTCATG TCTGACAGAGTACCTACAACTTGGTCCACAGTCGTCCTTGGGGATTCCCCTAACAGCAACTCTCGCCTCTCTTTGCTCCAACAACTCATGGCGTCTTCCTTCAGCCCGCTCTGAAAACCAGGTTCAATTGCATGTTCACTTAACTACCATTGTTTTGAATGATGAGGAAGATTACTATGAATGGGAAATAGATGGTAAAGTGGAAAAGGCCTATTCTATTGGAACTGTCTACCATCACCTGCATGAGCAGGGAGCCTGTGTTCCTTGGTTTCTGACAATATGGAACAAAG GTGCCCTACAAGGGATCGCATCAGGGGGTGGGGTCTTGTTACTTCTCCTCTTTGTTTGCTCTGTAATGTGGCTCCTGAAAGCAGAGATCACCTATACTTTGAATGTCCTTACGCTTGGGGAATTTGGAGCACTCTTGCGCCTCGATGTGGATTGTTACCGGCTAGAACTTGGTCCTCAGTCATGA
- the LOC111201284 gene encoding uncharacterized protein LOC111201284: MLKTKSFLVKVKPREYLSRTKSHTKLPVYQSTNTIIDNLIYRSLSKLNMIQNKQGVKPYNNFYVPRQKEEILTFNIQRNKRGMMMKRQMILGVILLGFLVIFLGTTQVEAARPLRTSGEIQYVFQFLQRGPVPPSDRNGCTHIPRQGGSCRG; the protein is encoded by the coding sequence ATGTTGAAAACCAAGTCTTTCCTAGTAAAAGTCAAGCCACGAGAATATCTCAGTAGGACCAAAAGTCACACAAAGCTACCAGTTTACCAATCAACCAACACCATTATCGACAACCTTATATATAGGTCATTATCAAAACTAAATATGATACAAAACAAACAAGGAGTAAAGCCATACAACAACTTTTACGTGCCAagacaaaaagaagaaattcTTACTTTTAATATACAAAGAAACAAGAGAGGAATGATGATGAAGAGACAAATGATACTTGGAGTGATTCTGCTTGGATTCTTGGTGATTTTCTTGGGCACCACACAAGTGGAAGCGGCTAGGCCGTTGCGAACCAGCGGTGAGATTCAATACGTGTTCCAGTTCCTGCAAAGAGGTCCGGTGCCGCCGTCAGATCGAAACGGATGTACCCACATTCCGAGACAGGGAGGTTCGTGCCGCGGCTGA